One stretch of Actinacidiphila sp. DG2A-62 DNA includes these proteins:
- a CDS encoding amidase has product MTADLVHRDATELAELIRTREVSSVEVVRAHLDRIEATDPRVNAVVTLAGGALEAARAADAALAAGEEVGPLHGVPFTAKDSFDTAGVLTQRGSPIFAGRVPDTDATSVARLKRAGAILLAKTNLPEFSYSTESDNLLTGRTNNPWNLDRTPGGSSGGESAAIAAGMSPLGLGSDLAISVRGPAAHTGIAALKPTHGRIPMTGVWPRAPRRDWHVGPMARTVRDLALAYALLSGPDGADGLASVPRTFDAGLGASPDRPVRVGWLTDSGLGPIDPEVAATVRSAAEALHGAGVVVEAADIPALERDNPLDLFYRQHVMEVKPAFREVTAGQEDRMGRISTHMLASPDTSVHDYVQAEQGVERLRDAFAAYFRRYDALLLPVLPVPAHPHGVSRLTVDGRTVPAAHIQTATVPFNLTGLPALSLRFGTSGEGLPIGVQLVAGWHCESTILYVAALLESLSPVRDRHPAL; this is encoded by the coding sequence ATGACCGCCGACCTCGTCCACCGCGACGCGACCGAACTCGCCGAGCTGATCCGCACCCGGGAGGTCTCCTCCGTCGAGGTGGTGCGCGCGCACCTCGACCGGATCGAGGCCACCGATCCCCGCGTCAACGCCGTCGTCACGCTCGCCGGCGGCGCCCTGGAGGCCGCGCGGGCCGCGGACGCGGCGCTGGCGGCCGGCGAGGAGGTCGGGCCGCTGCACGGCGTGCCGTTCACGGCCAAGGACTCGTTCGACACCGCCGGGGTGCTGACCCAGCGCGGTTCCCCGATCTTCGCCGGCCGCGTCCCGGACACCGACGCCACCAGCGTGGCCCGGCTGAAGCGGGCCGGCGCGATCCTGCTCGCGAAGACCAACCTGCCGGAGTTCTCGTACTCGACCGAGTCCGACAACCTGTTGACCGGCAGGACGAACAACCCCTGGAACCTCGACCGGACCCCCGGCGGTTCCAGCGGCGGCGAGTCGGCGGCGATCGCGGCCGGCATGTCGCCGCTCGGGCTCGGCAGCGACCTGGCCATCTCGGTGCGCGGACCAGCCGCCCACACCGGCATCGCCGCCCTCAAGCCGACGCACGGACGGATCCCGATGACCGGGGTCTGGCCGCGGGCGCCGCGCCGCGACTGGCACGTCGGTCCGATGGCCCGCACCGTCCGCGATCTCGCGCTGGCGTACGCGCTGCTGTCCGGACCGGACGGCGCCGACGGTCTCGCCAGCGTTCCGCGCACCTTCGACGCGGGCCTGGGCGCGTCGCCGGACCGGCCGGTCCGCGTCGGGTGGCTGACCGACTCGGGACTCGGCCCGATCGACCCGGAGGTCGCCGCGACCGTGCGGAGTGCCGCGGAAGCGCTGCACGGCGCGGGCGTCGTGGTCGAGGCGGCGGACATCCCGGCGCTGGAGCGGGACAACCCGCTCGACCTCTTCTACCGGCAGCACGTCATGGAGGTGAAGCCGGCCTTCCGGGAGGTGACCGCGGGTCAGGAGGATCGGATGGGCAGGATCTCGACGCACATGCTCGCGAGCCCCGACACGTCCGTCCACGACTACGTCCAGGCCGAGCAGGGCGTCGAGCGTCTGCGGGACGCGTTCGCCGCCTACTTCCGGCGGTACGACGCCCTCCTGCTCCCGGTCCTGCCCGTCCCCGCGCACCCGCACGGGGTCTCCCGGCTCACCGTGGACGGCCGGACGGTGCCGGCCGCCCACATCCAGACGGCGACCGTGCCGTTCAACCTGACCGGGCTGCCGGCGCTGTCCCTGCGGTTCGGCACCAGCGGCGAGGGCCTGCCGATCGGCGTGCAGCTGGTGGCCGGCTGGCACTGCGAGTCGACGATCCTGTACGTCGCCGCGCTGCTGGAGTCGCTCAGCCCGGTCCGCGACCGGCACCCCGCGCTCTGA
- a CDS encoding TetR/AcrR family transcriptional regulator: MPVTRVDTRQSLLEAARRIVAVKGYAAVGINEVLAAAGVPKGSFYHYFASKDAFGEAMMTSYFDDYLAAMDGIAADRDRSSAEHLMSYWQRFYDLQAADDCQGGCLVVKLGAEVADLSEAMRAATKAGTAAIVDRLERMIADGVADGSVTVDESPRATAEALYDVWLGASTMAKIHRSARHLDRAMAVTRRVLGA, encoded by the coding sequence ATGCCAGTCACCAGGGTCGACACGCGCCAGAGCCTCCTGGAGGCCGCGCGGCGGATCGTGGCCGTGAAGGGGTACGCCGCCGTCGGCATCAACGAGGTCCTCGCCGCGGCCGGCGTGCCCAAGGGGTCCTTCTACCACTACTTCGCCTCCAAGGACGCCTTCGGCGAGGCGATGATGACGAGCTACTTCGACGACTACCTGGCGGCCATGGACGGCATCGCCGCCGACAGGGACAGGAGCTCCGCGGAGCACCTGATGAGCTACTGGCAGAGGTTCTACGACCTCCAGGCCGCGGACGACTGCCAGGGCGGCTGCCTGGTCGTCAAGCTCGGCGCGGAGGTCGCCGACCTCTCCGAGGCGATGCGGGCGGCGACGAAGGCCGGGACCGCCGCGATCGTCGACCGCCTGGAGCGGATGATCGCCGACGGCGTCGCGGACGGGTCCGTGACCGTCGACGAGAGCCCCCGCGCCACGGCCGAGGCCCTCTACGACGTGTGGCTCGGGGCGAGCACGATGGCGAAGATCCACCGCAGCGCCCGCCACCTCGACCGCGCCATGGCGGTCACCCGCCGGGTCCTCGGCGCCTGA
- a CDS encoding L-serine ammonia-lyase, translating to MAISVFDLFSVGIGPSSSHTVGPMRAASIFVHRLKNDALLADTASVRAELFGSLGATGHGHGTPKAVLLGLSGHSPRTVDVDTADEEAARIVADKRLSLLGAHEIAFDADRDLVLHRRRSLPYHANGMTLAAYDASGAELLAKTYYSVGGGFVVDEDAVGEDRIKLDDTVLRHPFRTGDELLRLSRETGLSISALMMENEKAWRSEADIRAGLLEIWRVMEACVRRGMSREGILPGGLKVRRRAAQSARQLRAEGDPARHAMEWVTLYAMAVNEENAAGGRVVTAPTNGAAGIIPAVLHYYLNFVAPKGGPAQEQEDAIVRFLLAAGAIGMLFKENASISGAEVGCQGEVGSACSMAAGGLAEILGGAPEQVENAAEIGMEHNLGLTCDPVGGLVQIPCIERNGMAAVKAVTAARMAMRGDGRHHVSLDKVIKTMKETGADMKIKYKETARGGLAVNVIEC from the coding sequence ATGGCAATCTCGGTCTTCGACCTGTTCTCCGTGGGCATCGGCCCGTCCAGCTCGCACACCGTGGGGCCGATGCGCGCGGCCTCGATCTTCGTGCACCGGCTGAAGAACGACGCGCTGCTCGCCGACACCGCGTCGGTGCGCGCCGAGCTGTTCGGGTCGCTGGGCGCGACGGGCCACGGCCACGGCACCCCGAAGGCGGTCCTGCTCGGGCTGTCCGGGCACTCCCCGCGGACCGTGGACGTGGACACCGCGGACGAGGAGGCCGCGCGGATCGTCGCCGACAAGCGGCTGAGCCTGCTCGGCGCGCACGAGATCGCGTTCGACGCCGACCGGGACCTGGTGCTGCACCGGCGGCGTTCGCTGCCGTACCACGCGAACGGCATGACGCTCGCGGCCTACGACGCGTCCGGCGCCGAGCTGCTGGCGAAGACGTACTACTCGGTCGGCGGCGGCTTCGTGGTGGACGAGGACGCGGTCGGCGAGGACCGGATCAAGCTGGACGACACGGTGCTGCGGCACCCGTTCCGCACCGGCGACGAGCTGCTGCGGCTGTCCCGGGAGACCGGGCTGTCGATCTCCGCGCTGATGATGGAGAACGAGAAGGCCTGGCGCAGCGAGGCCGACATCCGGGCCGGGCTGCTGGAGATCTGGCGGGTGATGGAGGCGTGCGTGCGGCGCGGGATGTCGCGCGAGGGCATCCTGCCGGGCGGCCTGAAGGTGCGGCGGCGCGCGGCGCAGTCGGCGCGGCAGCTGCGCGCGGAGGGCGATCCGGCGCGCCACGCGATGGAGTGGGTCACCCTCTACGCGATGGCGGTGAACGAGGAGAACGCCGCGGGCGGCCGGGTGGTGACCGCGCCCACCAACGGCGCGGCCGGCATCATCCCGGCGGTCCTGCACTACTACCTGAACTTCGTGGCGCCCAAGGGCGGCCCGGCGCAGGAGCAGGAGGACGCGATCGTCCGCTTCCTGCTGGCGGCGGGCGCGATCGGCATGCTCTTCAAGGAGAACGCCTCGATCTCCGGCGCCGAGGTCGGCTGCCAGGGCGAGGTCGGCTCGGCCTGCTCGATGGCGGCCGGCGGCCTCGCGGAGATCCTTGGCGGCGCCCCCGAGCAGGTCGAGAACGCCGCGGAGATCGGCATGGAGCACAACCTCGGCCTGACCTGCGACCCCGTCGGCGGCCTGGTCCAGATCCCCTGCATCGAGCGCAACGGCATGGCCGCGGTGAAGGCGGTCACCGCGGCCCGCATGGCGATGCGCGGCGACGGCCGCCACCACGTCTCCCTCGACAAGGTCATCAAGACGATGAAGGAGACGGGCGCGGACATGAAGATCAAGTACAAGGAGACCGCGCGGGGCGGCCTCGCGGTGAACGTCATCGAGTGCTGA
- the glyA gene encoding serine hydroxymethyltransferase, whose protein sequence is MSLLNQSLHEFDPDVAAAVDAELHRQQSTLEMIASENFAPAAVLQAQGSVLTNKYAEGYPGRRYYGGCEHVDVIEQLAIDRVKELFGAEAANVQPHSGAQANAAAMFALLKPGDTILGLDLAHGGHLTHGMKINFSGKLYDVVAYHVDGATGLVDMDEVERLAKEHRPKLVIAGWSAYPRQLDFERFRRIADEVGAYLMVDMAHFAGLVAAGLHPSPVPYADVVTTTTHKTLGGPRGGVILSRAELAKKINSAVFPGQQGGPLEHVIAAKAVAFKAAATEEFKDRQRRTLEGAKILAERLAAPDLAGAGVAVLSGGTDVHLVLVDLRESALDGQQAEDRLHEVGITVNRNAVPNDPRPPMVTSGLRIGTPALATRGFTAEDFCEVADVIAAALLPEYDAAALRARVTALTLKHPLYA, encoded by the coding sequence ATGTCCCTGCTGAACCAGTCCCTGCACGAGTTCGACCCCGACGTCGCCGCCGCGGTCGACGCCGAGCTGCACCGCCAGCAGTCCACGCTGGAGATGATCGCGTCGGAGAACTTCGCTCCGGCCGCCGTCCTCCAGGCCCAGGGCTCGGTGCTGACCAACAAGTACGCCGAGGGCTACCCCGGGCGCCGCTACTACGGCGGCTGCGAGCACGTCGACGTGATCGAGCAGCTGGCGATCGACCGGGTCAAGGAGCTGTTCGGCGCCGAGGCGGCGAACGTCCAGCCGCACTCGGGCGCCCAGGCCAACGCGGCGGCGATGTTCGCCCTGCTCAAGCCCGGCGACACCATCCTGGGTCTGGACCTGGCGCACGGCGGCCACCTGACCCACGGCATGAAGATCAACTTCTCCGGCAAGCTCTACGACGTGGTCGCCTACCACGTGGACGGCGCGACCGGCCTGGTCGACATGGACGAGGTCGAGCGGCTGGCCAAGGAGCACCGGCCCAAGCTGGTCATCGCCGGCTGGTCGGCGTACCCGCGGCAGCTGGACTTCGAGCGGTTCCGGCGGATCGCCGACGAGGTCGGCGCGTATCTGATGGTCGACATGGCGCACTTCGCCGGGCTGGTCGCGGCCGGGCTGCACCCCTCGCCGGTGCCGTACGCGGACGTGGTGACGACCACCACCCACAAGACGCTGGGCGGTCCGCGCGGCGGGGTGATCCTGTCCCGCGCCGAGCTGGCCAAGAAGATCAACTCGGCGGTCTTCCCCGGCCAGCAGGGCGGTCCGCTGGAGCACGTGATCGCCGCGAAGGCGGTGGCGTTCAAGGCCGCGGCGACCGAGGAGTTCAAGGACCGGCAGCGGCGTACGCTGGAGGGCGCGAAGATCCTCGCGGAGCGGCTGGCCGCGCCGGACCTCGCGGGGGCGGGCGTCGCGGTGCTGTCCGGCGGCACGGACGTCCACCTGGTCCTGGTCGACCTGCGGGAGTCCGCGCTGGACGGGCAGCAGGCGGAGGACCGGCTGCACGAGGTCGGCATCACCGTCAACCGCAACGCGGTGCCGAACGACCCCCGGCCGCCGATGGTCACCTCGGGCCTGCGGATCGGGACGCCGGCGCTGGCGACGCGCGGGTTCACCGCGGAGGACTTTTGCGAGGTGGCCGACGTGATCGCGGCCGCGCTGCTGCCGGAGTACGACGCGGCGGCGCTGCGGGCGCGGGTCACGGCCCTGACGCTCAAGCACCCGCTCTACGCGTAG
- the gcvT gene encoding glycine cleavage system aminomethyltransferase GcvT — MSAPPSQPRRTALDAVHRALGATMTDFAGWDMPLRYASEREEHQAVRTRAGLFDLSHMGEIAVTGPQAGELLDHALVGHLSALAVGRARYTMICAPDGGILDDLIVYRLAEREFLVVANASNAQTVLDALAERAAGFDAAVRDDRDAYALLAVQGPQSPAILASLTDADLDGLKYYAGLPGTVAGVDALIARTGYTGEDGFELFVSPADAERLWQALTEAGAPAGLVPCGLSCRDTLRLEAGMPLYGHELTTALTPFDAGLGRVVKFDKPGDFVGREALATAAEKAAAQPPRVLVGLVAQGRRVPRAGYPVTDGTGRVIGEVTSGAPSPTLGVPIAMAYVDPSHAAPGTAGVAVDIRGTQEPYDVVALPFYRRER; from the coding sequence ATGAGCGCACCCCCGAGCCAGCCCCGCCGCACCGCACTCGACGCGGTGCACCGCGCCCTCGGCGCGACCATGACCGACTTCGCCGGCTGGGACATGCCGCTGCGCTACGCCAGCGAGCGCGAGGAGCACCAGGCGGTACGCACCCGCGCCGGCCTGTTCGACCTGTCCCACATGGGCGAGATCGCGGTGACCGGCCCGCAGGCCGGCGAGCTGCTGGACCACGCGCTGGTCGGCCACCTGTCGGCGCTCGCGGTCGGCCGGGCCCGGTACACGATGATCTGCGCGCCGGACGGCGGCATCCTGGACGACCTGATCGTCTACCGGCTGGCCGAGCGGGAGTTCCTGGTCGTCGCCAACGCCTCCAACGCGCAGACCGTGCTGGACGCGCTGGCCGAGCGGGCGGCGGGCTTCGACGCGGCGGTGCGCGACGACCGGGACGCGTACGCGCTGCTGGCCGTGCAGGGCCCGCAGTCCCCGGCGATCCTGGCCTCGCTGACCGACGCCGACCTGGACGGCCTGAAGTACTACGCGGGCCTGCCCGGCACGGTCGCCGGGGTGGACGCGCTGATCGCCCGCACCGGCTACACCGGTGAGGACGGCTTCGAGCTGTTCGTCTCCCCCGCCGACGCCGAGCGGCTGTGGCAGGCGCTCACCGAGGCGGGCGCCCCGGCCGGGCTCGTGCCGTGCGGGCTGTCCTGCCGCGACACGCTGCGCCTGGAGGCCGGCATGCCGCTGTACGGCCACGAGCTGACCACCGCGCTGACGCCGTTCGACGCCGGGCTCGGCCGGGTGGTGAAGTTCGACAAGCCCGGCGACTTCGTGGGCCGGGAGGCGCTCGCCACGGCGGCGGAGAAGGCCGCCGCGCAGCCGCCCCGGGTGCTGGTCGGGCTGGTCGCCCAGGGCCGCCGGGTGCCGCGGGCCGGCTACCCGGTCACCGACGGCACCGGCCGGGTCATCGGCGAGGTGACCTCCGGCGCTCCCTCCCCCACCCTCGGCGTGCCGATCGCGATGGCCTATGTGGACCCGTCGCACGCGGCGCCCGGCACGGCCGGCGTCGCGGTGGACATCCGCGGCACGCAGGAGCCGTACGACGTGGTGGCGCTGCCGTTCTACCGGCGCGAGCGCTGA
- a CDS encoding enhanced serine sensitivity protein SseB C-terminal domain-containing protein, whose protein sequence is MIAGAQGGAAAAGQVEQTLLQVAPGRFDAYEDLLASLAEGQVWMLLWQGSPGSPDAQYGSMQVGGHPYAPCATSPRELAASGWTREHEVVSGRDIALTLYPDRCGLWLNPHASGGGVGVPWADLRRIAVGLDLLPAGPLQIGEPSLQLPQFDALLAQAAQNTPAVRSLRRAWVQPALGEPYLAIGVEVYDGAPQAVESVRQMMRQAVAGVPDGVAVSTVAMADAYDPVALWMRSNAAAFFDRDAYARRAAWGRP, encoded by the coding sequence GTGATCGCGGGCGCGCAAGGCGGTGCGGCGGCGGCCGGCCAGGTGGAGCAGACCCTGCTCCAGGTGGCGCCCGGCCGGTTCGACGCATACGAGGACCTGCTCGCGTCGCTCGCCGAGGGCCAGGTGTGGATGCTGCTGTGGCAGGGCTCGCCCGGTTCGCCCGACGCCCAGTACGGCAGCATGCAGGTCGGCGGGCACCCGTACGCGCCCTGCGCGACCTCGCCGCGCGAGCTTGCGGCCAGCGGCTGGACCCGCGAGCACGAGGTGGTCTCCGGGCGGGACATCGCGCTGACCCTCTACCCCGACCGCTGCGGTCTGTGGCTCAACCCGCACGCGTCCGGCGGCGGCGTCGGCGTGCCCTGGGCGGACCTGCGGCGGATCGCGGTCGGCCTGGACCTGCTGCCCGCGGGGCCGCTGCAGATCGGCGAACCCTCGCTGCAGCTCCCGCAGTTCGACGCGCTGCTCGCCCAGGCCGCCCAGAACACCCCGGCGGTGCGCTCGCTGCGCCGCGCCTGGGTGCAGCCGGCCCTCGGCGAGCCGTACCTGGCCATCGGCGTGGAGGTCTACGACGGCGCGCCGCAGGCCGTGGAGTCGGTGCGGCAGATGATGCGGCAGGCGGTCGCCGGGGTGCCCGACGGGGTGGCGGTCTCCACGGTCGCGATGGCCGACGCGTACGACCCGGTCGCGCTGTGGATGCGCAGCAACGCCGCCGCCTTCTTCGACCGCGACGCCTACGCCCGCCGGGCCGCCTGGGGCCGGCCGTAG
- a CDS encoding DUF885 family protein: MRLSAVFDLMMPQAREMSGLHEYDGRVQDLSPGGVRAALAALDRARDADGPLDDPHDEAHLRVFEESVRVQYGELELHRRDPYPHLSNLELACYDREYAPARERARARARHLEQWPEAVEGSLRSLDAVPAPVAQALLGAAHGLAAGLDAERGGTEAAALRAHAALVAHLERAAREGDPDPRLGGPALAALMGAQEGLRVDLDALARQAERERARLTELLTDSCRALDPHRTPDELIPELLADHPDADGVIAEAARLTDEVVDFTRDRGLVPYVDGECLVGPAPPSRRWSMAMMNWAAPAEADAPSWYHVTPPEPDWPAREQEEWLTVFSRTSLPSITVHEVAPGHFAHGRALRRAAGRVRRELHSLSFAEGWAHYVEEVCLDEGFRARDPRFAIGVALEALVRVTRLTCAIGLHTGGMDLEEATRLFMRDAHLARAGAASEARRGTFDAGYGRYTWGKLEILRLREKARRAWGADFGLPRFHAALLALGSPPLGLIDAALTRPPGRG, translated from the coding sequence ATGCGGCTCAGCGCGGTGTTCGACCTGATGATGCCCCAGGCGCGGGAGATGTCCGGCCTGCACGAGTACGACGGCCGGGTGCAGGACCTCTCCCCCGGCGGGGTGCGCGCCGCGCTCGCCGCCCTCGACCGCGCCCGGGATGCGGACGGCCCGCTGGACGACCCGCACGACGAGGCGCACCTGCGGGTGTTCGAGGAGTCGGTGCGCGTCCAGTACGGCGAACTCGAACTGCACCGGCGCGACCCGTATCCGCACCTGTCCAATCTCGAACTCGCCTGTTACGACCGGGAGTACGCGCCCGCCCGGGAGCGCGCGCGGGCCCGCGCCAGGCATCTGGAGCAGTGGCCGGAGGCGGTGGAGGGCTCGCTGCGCTCGCTGGACGCGGTGCCCGCGCCGGTCGCGCAGGCGCTGCTGGGCGCGGCGCACGGGCTCGCCGCGGGCCTGGACGCCGAGCGCGGCGGCACCGAGGCCGCGGCGCTGCGGGCGCACGCCGCGCTGGTGGCGCACCTGGAGCGGGCGGCCCGCGAGGGCGACCCGGACCCGCGGCTGGGCGGCCCGGCGCTGGCCGCGCTGATGGGCGCGCAGGAGGGACTGCGGGTGGACCTGGACGCGCTGGCGCGGCAGGCGGAGCGCGAGCGGGCCCGGCTGACCGAGCTGCTCACCGACTCCTGCCGGGCGCTGGACCCGCACCGCACTCCGGACGAGCTGATCCCGGAGCTGCTCGCCGACCACCCGGACGCCGACGGGGTGATCGCGGAGGCCGCGCGGCTGACCGACGAGGTGGTGGACTTCACCCGGGACCGGGGGCTCGTGCCGTATGTGGACGGCGAGTGCCTGGTGGGTCCGGCGCCGCCGTCGCGCCGCTGGTCGATGGCGATGATGAACTGGGCGGCGCCGGCCGAGGCGGACGCCCCGTCCTGGTACCACGTGACGCCGCCGGAGCCGGACTGGCCGGCGCGGGAGCAGGAGGAGTGGCTGACCGTCTTCAGCCGCACCAGCCTGCCGTCGATCACCGTGCACGAGGTGGCGCCGGGGCACTTCGCGCACGGCCGGGCGCTGCGCCGGGCCGCGGGCCGGGTGCGCCGGGAGCTGCACAGCCTGTCCTTCGCCGAGGGCTGGGCGCACTACGTGGAGGAGGTCTGCCTCGACGAGGGCTTCCGGGCCCGCGACCCGCGCTTCGCGATCGGCGTCGCGCTGGAGGCGCTGGTCCGGGTGACCCGGCTGACCTGCGCGATCGGCCTGCACACCGGGGGGATGGACCTGGAGGAGGCGACGCGGCTGTTCATGCGCGACGCCCACCTGGCGCGGGCCGGCGCCGCCTCCGAGGCGCGCCGCGGCACCTTCGACGCCGGCTACGGCCGCTACACCTGGGGCAAGCTGGAGATCCTCCGGCTGCGCGAGAAGGCGCGCCGGGCGTGGGGCGCGGACTTCGGGCTGCCCCGGTTCCACGCGGCGCTGCTCGCGCTGGGCAGCCCGCCGCTGGGCCTGATCGACGCGGCACTCACCCGGCCGCCCGGGCGCGGGTAG
- a CDS encoding ABC transporter permease: MTAPMETTPGQAGPPPEAILSGAGRKTIEGRSLGRIAWTRLKRDKAAMAGGVVVILLVILAILAKPIESVFGLDPNQFHQDLIDPELLSPKSGWGGMSWAHPLGVDPKFGRDILARIIEGSWISMLVATGATLLSVVIGTVMGIVAGYYGGWVDSVISRLMDTFLAFPLLLFAISISASLQDGAFGLNGLPLRISVLIFVIGFFNWPYMGRIIRGQTLSLREREFVEAARSLGARGPFILFRELLPNLVAPILVYSTLLIPTNILFEAALSFLGVGIAPPQASWGGMLTQAVDVYQSDPQFMFVPGLAIFITVLAFNLLGDGLRDALDPRSK; this comes from the coding sequence ATGACCGCACCGATGGAGACCACCCCTGGGCAGGCAGGGCCACCACCCGAGGCCATCCTCAGCGGGGCGGGGCGGAAGACGATCGAGGGCCGCTCCCTCGGTCGCATCGCCTGGACGCGACTGAAACGCGACAAGGCCGCCATGGCCGGTGGTGTGGTCGTGATCCTCCTGGTGATCCTGGCCATCCTGGCCAAGCCCATCGAGTCGGTCTTCGGCCTCGACCCGAACCAGTTCCACCAGGACCTCATCGACCCCGAACTGCTGTCGCCCAAGAGCGGCTGGGGCGGCATGAGCTGGGCGCACCCGCTGGGCGTGGACCCGAAGTTCGGCCGCGACATCCTGGCCCGGATCATCGAGGGCTCCTGGATCTCGATGCTGGTGGCCACCGGCGCCACGCTGCTGTCGGTGGTGATCGGCACGGTCATGGGCATCGTCGCGGGGTACTACGGCGGCTGGGTCGACAGCGTTATCAGCCGCCTGATGGACACCTTCCTGGCCTTCCCGCTGCTGCTGTTCGCGATCTCGATCTCCGCCTCCCTGCAGGACGGCGCCTTCGGTCTGAACGGCCTGCCGCTGCGGATCTCGGTGCTGATCTTCGTGATCGGCTTCTTCAACTGGCCGTACATGGGCCGCATCATCCGCGGCCAGACTCTCAGCCTGCGCGAGCGCGAGTTCGTGGAGGCGGCCCGGAGCCTGGGCGCGCGCGGACCGTTCATCCTCTTCCGCGAGCTGCTGCCCAACCTGGTGGCGCCGATCCTGGTCTACTCGACCCTGCTGATCCCCACCAACATCCTCTTCGAGGCCGCGCTGAGCTTCCTCGGCGTGGGCATCGCGCCGCCGCAGGCGTCCTGGGGCGGCATGCTCACGCAGGCGGTGGACGTCTACCAGTCCGACCCGCAGTTCATGTTCGTGCCCGGCCTGGCGATCTTCATCACCGTGCTGGCCTTCAACCTCCTCGGCGACGGGCTGCGCGACGCGCTCGATCCGCGCAGCAAGTGA
- a CDS encoding ABC transporter substrate-binding protein: MNTRKATAALALVTAMALGASACGGSKSSSGGSGKKDDALTQIVNKSDKKGGTVTLEDSDVPDSLDPGNTYYGWVQNFSRLYARTLLTFKPAPGKDGLTVVPDLATGLGTPSADAKTWTYHLRTGVKFQDGSPVTSKDVKYAIERSNFAPDVMSNGPKYFAAYLQGGDKYQGPYKDKSANGLASIETPDPQTIVFHLNRPFADFDYLATFSQTSPVQQSKDTGSTYVQHIQSTGPYMFQSYAEGKEAVLVRNPQWSKATDPVRTALPDKYDIKFKILQKTIDNNLLADNITVDSAGTGVDSSSQSKILGNPKRLANTDDAIAGATSYMAMNLHVAPFDNVNCRIAVQYAVDKKSVVEAEGGAVKGDAASTLLPPSVNGYTKFDEYPTPNNAGDVAKAKEYLSKCGKPNGFHTTLTARTDRQTEVDGATAIQAALKKVGIIVDIKTFPAGKYFSNYAGVPDYVHSHNIGLMMMAWGADWPTGYGFLDQIVDGSAIKPSGGNNLMELNDPAINKALADAISNTDAAARTKAWGDIDKMVMKNASVVPLIYRKNLLYRPPSATNVTVAEAYLGMYDYLLIGSTK; encoded by the coding sequence ATGAACACCAGAAAAGCGACAGCCGCGCTGGCGCTTGTCACCGCCATGGCCCTGGGGGCTTCGGCCTGCGGCGGCTCCAAGAGCAGCTCGGGCGGGTCGGGCAAGAAGGACGACGCGCTCACGCAGATCGTCAACAAGTCCGACAAGAAGGGCGGGACGGTCACCCTCGAGGACTCCGACGTCCCGGACTCCCTCGACCCGGGCAACACGTACTACGGCTGGGTGCAGAACTTCTCCCGCCTGTACGCGCGCACCCTGCTGACCTTCAAGCCGGCTCCCGGCAAGGACGGCCTCACCGTGGTCCCGGACCTGGCGACGGGCCTGGGCACTCCCAGCGCCGACGCCAAGACCTGGACGTACCACCTGCGCACCGGCGTGAAGTTCCAGGACGGCTCCCCGGTCACCTCCAAGGACGTCAAGTACGCCATCGAGCGCAGCAACTTCGCGCCCGACGTGATGTCCAACGGCCCGAAGTACTTCGCCGCGTACCTCCAGGGCGGCGACAAGTACCAGGGCCCGTACAAGGACAAGTCCGCGAACGGCCTGGCCTCCATCGAGACGCCCGACCCGCAGACCATCGTCTTCCACCTGAACCGGCCGTTCGCCGACTTCGACTACCTGGCGACGTTCTCGCAGACCTCGCCGGTCCAGCAGTCGAAGGACACCGGCTCCACCTACGTCCAGCACATCCAGTCCACCGGCCCGTACATGTTCCAGTCGTACGCCGAGGGCAAGGAGGCCGTGCTGGTCCGCAACCCGCAGTGGAGCAAGGCCACCGACCCGGTGCGCACCGCCCTGCCGGACAAGTACGACATCAAGTTCAAGATCCTGCAGAAGACCATCGACAACAACCTGCTGGCCGACAACATCACCGTCGACTCGGCCGGCACCGGCGTGGACTCCTCCAGCCAGTCGAAGATCCTCGGCAACCCCAAGCGGCTGGCCAACACCGACGACGCGATCGCCGGCGCCACGTCGTACATGGCGATGAACCTGCACGTCGCGCCGTTCGACAACGTCAACTGCCGGATCGCCGTGCAGTACGCGGTGGACAAGAAGTCGGTCGTCGAGGCCGAGGGCGGCGCCGTCAAGGGCGACGCGGCCAGCACGCTGCTGCCGCCGTCGGTCAACGGCTACACCAAGTTCGACGAGTACCCGACGCCGAACAATGCCGGTGACGTGGCCAAGGCCAAGGAGTACCTGAGCAAGTGCGGCAAGCCGAACGGCTTCCACACCACGCTGACCGCGCGCACCGACCGCCAGACCGAGGTCGACGGCGCCACCGCGATCCAGGCCGCGCTGAAGAAGGTCGGCATCATCGTCGACATCAAGACCTTCCCGGCCGGCAAGTACTTCTCCAACTACGCGGGCGTGCCGGACTACGTGCACTCGCACAACATCGGCCTGATGATGATGGCCTGGGGCGCCGACTGGCCGACCGGCTACGGCTTCCTGGACCAGATCGTCGACGGCAGCGCGATCAAGCCGTCCGGCGGCAACAACCTGATGGAGCTGAACGACCCGGCCATCAACAAGGCGCTGGCCGACGCGATCTCCAACACCGACGCCGCGGCCCGCACCAAGGCGTGGGGCGACATCGACAAGATGGTCATGAAGAACGCCTCCGTCGTGCCGCTGATCTACCGCAAGAACCTGCTCTACCGTCCGCCGTCCGCCACGAACGTGACTGTCGCCGAGGCGTACCTGGGCATGTACGACTACCTGCTGATCGGCTCCACGAAGTAG